In the Streptomyces sp. f51 genome, one interval contains:
- the topA gene encoding type I DNA topoisomerase — protein MSPTSDTAHGGRRLVIVESPAKAKTIKGYLGPGYVVEASVGHIRDLPNGAAEVPEKYTGEVRRLGVDVEHDFQPIYVVNADKKAQVKKLKDLLKDSDELFLATDEDREGEAIAWHLLEVLKPKVPVHRMVFHEITKDAIRSAVANPRELNKRMVDAQETRRILDRLYGYEVSPVLWKKVMPRLSAGRVQSVATRLVVERERERIAFRSAEYWDLTGTFGTGRTGDASDPSTLVARLTSVDGKRVAQGRDFDSLGQIKGANTLHLDETNARALAAALTDTNFAVRSVESKPYRRSPYAPFRTTTLQQEASRKLGFGAKATMQVAQKLYENGFITYMRTDSTTLSDTAVTAARAQVTQLYGADYLPAQPRTYAGKVKNAQEAHEAIRPSGDRFRTPAETGLTGDQFRLYELIWKRTVASQMKDAVGNSVTVKIAGTSADGRDAEFSASGKTITFHGFLKAYVEGADDPNAELDDRERRLPQVGEGDPLSAEDMTVDGHATKPPARYTEASLVKELEEREIGRPSTYASIIGTILDRGYVFKKGTALVPSFLSFAVVNLLEKHFGRLVDYDFTAKMEDDLDRIARGEAQAVPWLRRFYFGEGDTAGAAEAGNGDGDHLGGLKELVTDLGAIDAREVSSFPVADGIVLRVGRYGPYVERGEKDDENHQRADVPEDLAPDELTVELAEELLAKPSGDFELGADPQTGHQIIARDGRYGPYVTEVLPEGTPKTGKNAVKPRTASLFKSMALDTVTLEDALKLMSLPRVVGADAEGVEITAQNGRYGPYLKKGTDSRSLTAEDQLFTITLEEALEIYSQPKQRGRAAAKPPLKELGTDPVSEKPVVVKDGRFGPYVTDGETNATLRSDDSVEDITPERGYELLAEKRAKGPAKKTAKKTAAKKAPAKKAPAKKTAAKKTTASKTAAKTTAAKKTAAKKTAPSEG, from the coding sequence TTGTCCCCGACCAGCGACACCGCACACGGCGGCCGCCGACTCGTCATCGTCGAGTCGCCTGCCAAGGCGAAGACGATCAAGGGCTATCTCGGCCCCGGCTATGTCGTCGAAGCGAGCGTCGGGCACATCCGCGACCTCCCCAACGGCGCCGCGGAGGTGCCGGAGAAGTACACCGGTGAGGTCCGCCGACTCGGTGTGGACGTCGAACACGACTTCCAGCCGATCTATGTGGTCAACGCCGATAAGAAGGCCCAGGTCAAGAAGCTCAAGGACCTGCTGAAGGACTCCGACGAACTTTTCCTCGCCACCGATGAGGACCGCGAGGGCGAGGCCATCGCGTGGCACCTCCTGGAGGTCCTGAAGCCCAAGGTTCCCGTCCACCGGATGGTCTTCCACGAGATCACCAAGGACGCGATCCGCAGCGCCGTCGCCAACCCGCGCGAGCTGAACAAGCGCATGGTCGACGCCCAGGAGACCCGCCGCATCCTCGACCGCCTCTACGGCTACGAGGTCTCGCCGGTCCTGTGGAAGAAGGTCATGCCGCGGCTGTCGGCGGGCCGCGTCCAGTCGGTGGCGACCCGGCTCGTCGTCGAGCGGGAGCGCGAGCGCATCGCCTTCCGGTCCGCCGAGTACTGGGACCTGACGGGCACCTTCGGCACCGGTCGCACCGGTGACGCGAGCGACCCGTCCACCCTCGTCGCACGTCTGACCTCGGTCGACGGCAAGCGGGTCGCCCAGGGGCGCGACTTCGACTCGCTCGGCCAGATCAAGGGCGCGAACACGCTCCACCTGGACGAGACGAACGCCCGCGCGCTCGCCGCCGCCCTGACGGACACGAACTTCGCGGTCCGCTCGGTCGAGTCCAAGCCCTACCGCCGCTCGCCGTACGCGCCGTTCCGTACGACGACGCTCCAGCAGGAGGCCTCGCGCAAGCTCGGCTTCGGTGCGAAGGCGACCATGCAGGTGGCCCAGAAGCTGTATGAGAACGGCTTCATCACCTATATGCGTACGGACTCCACGACCCTGTCGGACACGGCCGTCACGGCCGCCCGCGCCCAGGTCACCCAGCTGTACGGGGCCGACTACCTGCCGGCGCAGCCGCGTACGTACGCCGGAAAGGTCAAGAACGCGCAGGAGGCGCACGAGGCGATCCGCCCCTCGGGTGATCGTTTCCGCACCCCCGCCGAGACGGGGCTGACCGGCGACCAGTTCAGGCTGTACGAACTGATCTGGAAGCGGACCGTCGCCTCGCAGATGAAGGACGCGGTCGGCAACTCCGTCACCGTGAAGATCGCGGGCACGTCCGCCGACGGCCGGGACGCCGAGTTCAGCGCGTCCGGCAAGACGATCACCTTCCACGGCTTCCTGAAGGCGTACGTCGAGGGCGCGGACGACCCGAACGCCGAGCTCGACGACCGTGAGCGCCGCCTCCCGCAGGTCGGCGAGGGAGACCCGCTGTCCGCCGAGGACATGACGGTCGACGGCCACGCCACCAAGCCGCCGGCCCGCTACACCGAGGCCTCCCTGGTCAAGGAGCTCGAAGAACGCGAGATCGGCCGCCCGTCGACGTACGCGTCGATCATCGGCACAATCCTCGACCGCGGCTACGTCTTCAAGAAGGGGACGGCCCTCGTGCCCTCCTTCCTGTCGTTCGCCGTGGTCAACCTCCTGGAGAAGCACTTCGGGCGGCTCGTCGACTACGACTTCACCGCCAAGATGGAGGACGACCTCGACCGCATCGCCCGCGGTGAGGCGCAGGCCGTGCCGTGGCTGAGGCGCTTCTACTTCGGCGAGGGCGACACGGCCGGTGCCGCCGAGGCGGGCAACGGCGACGGCGACCACCTGGGCGGTCTCAAGGAACTCGTCACCGACCTGGGCGCCATCGACGCCCGTGAGGTGTCCTCGTTCCCCGTCGCCGACGGCATCGTGCTGCGCGTCGGCCGCTACGGCCCGTACGTCGAGCGCGGTGAGAAGGACGACGAGAACCACCAGCGCGCCGACGTCCCCGAAGACCTGGCCCCGGACGAGCTGACGGTCGAACTCGCCGAGGAACTGCTCGCCAAGCCGAGCGGTGACTTCGAGCTCGGCGCCGACCCGCAGACGGGTCACCAGATCATCGCCAGGGACGGCCGCTACGGCCCGTACGTCACCGAGGTACTTCCCGAGGGCACCCCGAAGACGGGCAAGAACGCCGTCAAGCCGCGTACCGCCTCGCTCTTCAAGTCGATGGCGCTCGACACGGTGACGCTGGAGGACGCCCTCAAGCTGATGTCGCTGCCGCGTGTCGTCGGCGCCGACGCCGAGGGCGTCGAGATCACCGCGCAGAACGGGCGTTACGGCCCGTACCTGAAGAAGGGCACGGACTCGCGGTCGCTCACCGCCGAGGACCAGCTCTTCACGATCACCCTGGAAGAGGCGCTGGAGATCTACTCCCAGCCCAAGCAGCGGGGCCGCGCGGCCGCCAAGCCGCCGCTGAAGGAGCTGGGCACCGACCCGGTCAGCGAGAAGCCGGTCGTGGTCAAGGACGGCCGCTTCGGGCCGTACGTGACCGACGGCGAGACGAACGCGACCCTGCGTTCCGACGACAGCGTCGAGGACATCACGCCCGAGCGCGGCTACGAACTGCTCGCCGAGAAGCGTGCCAAGGGCCCGGCCAAGAAGACCGCGAAGAAGACGGCCGCCAAGAAGGCGCCCGCGAAGAAGGCACCGGCCAAGAAGACCGCCGCCAAGAAGACGACGGCTTCGAAGACGGCCGCCAAGACGACGGCCGCCAAGAAGACCGCCGCGAAGAAGACGGCGCCCTCCGAAGGCTGA